From Anopheles coluzzii chromosome 3, AcolN3, whole genome shotgun sequence, the proteins below share one genomic window:
- the LOC120959834 gene encoding uncharacterized protein LOC120959834, with amino-acid sequence MSAKRSRKSGMLYRSRDKILKLMREQAECDEPFPDELHDISSLNGENDVQQMDNTIFEDMDPTHSSNIEDGEINHFDEIIEDESEMLFQTNDDFIHENMSEEDCIRFWALSTNQSYRSIKMVLEILKSKYNANVPKSARTLLKTRRSNEGIMDIPGGKYWYNGIRNCISKYFSKCAPVMSTLTLNVSIDGEPVHNSGKTQLWPIFINLF; translated from the exons ATGTCTGCTAAAAGAAGTAGGAAGTCCGGTATGTTATATCGCAGCCgcgataaaatattaaaactcATGCGGGAACAAGCGGAGTGTGATGAACCTTTTCCTGACGAACTTCATGATATCAGTAGCTTGAATG GTGAAAATGATGTGCAACAAATGGACAATACCATATTTGAAGATATGGACCCTACACATTCATCCAACATAGAAGATGGCGAAATAAACCATTTTGATGAAATCATCGAGGACGAATCGGAAATGCTATTCCAGACAAATGATgatttcattcatgaaaacaTGTCCGAAGAAGATTGTATTCGTTTTTGGGCCCTTTCGACGAATCAATCATACCGGTCAATAAAAATGGTATTGGAAATATTGAAATCAAAATACAACGCCAATGTTCCAAAAAGCGCCAGAACATTGCTAAAAACTAGACGAAGCAATGAAGGAATCATGGATATACCAGGCGGCAAGTACTGGTACAATGGCATTCGTAACTGTATTTCCAAGTATTTCAG CAAATGTGCACCTGTGATGTCCACTCTAACATTAAATGTTTCCATTGATGGGGAACCTGTTCATAACAGTGGTAAAACTCAGCTATGGCCAATATTcatcaatttgttttaa